The genomic DNA GCAGCTGGAACACTGACTGGACCAGGCACAGCATTTCCTACGACGAACTGCTTTCCGGCGGTCCGCCTCGCGATGGCATTCCATCCATCGATAATCCTACATTCGTCGGGCCTGATGAAGCCGCGGGCTGGCTTGCCAGCAACGAACCGGTGATCGCGCTGGAGGTAGGCGACCGGGCGCGGGCCTATCCTCTACAGATTCTGACCTGGCACGAGATTGCCAACGATGAGTTGGGCGGCGTGCCGGTGGCGATCACCTTCTGCCCTCTCTGCAATTCAGCCATCACGTTCGACCGGCGCCTGGAGGGAGAGGTGCTGGAATTCGGGACTTCGGGGCTGTTGCGTAATTCCGACCTGGTGATGTATGATCGCACTACCGAGAGCCTCTGGCAGCAGTTTACCGGTGAGGGTATCGTGGGCGAGTTGACGGGAAAGCAGTTGACCTTCCTGCCCTCCAGCCTCGTCAGTTTCGCCGATTTCCGCGAGGCGTATCCCGACGGGGAAGTTCTGTCCCGGGACACGGGGTTCCGTCGTGCCTATGGCAACAATCCCTACGTGGGCTACGACGACGTAAACAGCAGTCCCTTTTTGTATCGTGGCGTTATCGACGGCAGGCTGACGCCCATGGAACGGGTAGTGACGCTTTCGCTGGGTTCTTCGCTCGACTCAGAGGAGGCTATCGATGTTGCTTATCCCCTCAGCATTCTGGCGGAGACTGGGGTGATCAACGACCGGCAGTCAGGACAAGATCTGGCGGTGTTTCACGCCGACGGTACCGCCAGTGCCCTGGGAGCACAGGTGATCGCCAATGCCGATGATGTGGGTGCAACTGGCGTGTTTGACCGAAACCTGGATGGTCAACTGCTTTCCTTTAGCAAAGAAGGGGATCGTTTTGTGGATGATCAG from Chloroflexota bacterium includes the following:
- a CDS encoding DUF3179 domain-containing protein — protein: MKNKQRISVFIAIGGIGLLLLAACSAPGLLQAPVGREAAIGEQEGIAEPGAVDSPEARSTTPENENEDLQIGEEAGISTVDDRSSQLRASTSSWNTDWTRHSISYDELLSGGPPRDGIPSIDNPTFVGPDEAAGWLASNEPVIALEVGDRARAYPLQILTWHEIANDELGGVPVAITFCPLCNSAITFDRRLEGEVLEFGTSGLLRNSDLVMYDRTTESLWQQFTGEGIVGELTGKQLTFLPSSLVSFADFREAYPDGEVLSRDTGFRRAYGNNPYVGYDDVNSSPFLYRGVIDGRLTPMERVVTLSLGSSLDSEEAIDVAYPLSILAETGVINDRQSGQDLAVFHADGTASALGAQVIANADDVGATGVFDRNLDGQLLSFSKEGDRFVDDQTGSSWSITGHAIDGPLKGAQLRPLVHGDHFWFSWAAFRPDTVIYQG